Proteins encoded together in one Rhizobium bangladeshense window:
- a CDS encoding zinc-finger domain-containing protein, whose translation MAGHNIPHFQNDGGHRVIEVGVKEFMCTGASVPFDHPHIFIDMGDDNEKVCSYCSTLYRYNASLKPSQTNPAGCVFHVKAA comes from the coding sequence ATGGCCGGCCACAACATTCCTCACTTCCAGAACGACGGCGGTCATCGCGTCATCGAAGTCGGCGTCAAAGAATTCATGTGCACCGGCGCTTCGGTTCCTTTCGACCACCCGCATATCTTCATCGACATGGGCGACGACAACGAGAAGGTCTGCTCCTACTGCTCGACGCTTTACCGCTATAATGCGTCTCTCAAGCCGAGCCAGACCAATCCGGCCGGATGCGTTTTCCACGTGAAGGCGGCGTAA
- a CDS encoding alpha/beta fold hydrolase — protein sequence MNLNTPAFSSFTHDGLKIAFFDEGDPSGVPVLLIHGFASTANVNWVHPGWLKTLGDAGYRVIAVDNRGHGASDKPHDAEAYRPWVMAGDAIALLDHLGIPDANLMGYSMGARISVFAALANPHRVRSLVLGGLGIGMTDGVGDWDPIADALLAPSLEVVTHDRGRMFRAFADQTKSDRTALAACIRGSRDLVARSDMGKLDMPALIGVGTKDDIAGSPQELAALMPEAEALDIPGRDHMLAVGDKVFKQAVLAFYARVAEG from the coding sequence ATGAACCTGAATACACCTGCATTTTCAAGCTTCACCCATGACGGATTGAAGATCGCTTTTTTTGACGAGGGCGACCCTTCCGGCGTGCCTGTCTTGTTGATCCATGGCTTTGCCTCGACGGCGAACGTCAACTGGGTGCATCCGGGCTGGCTGAAGACGCTGGGTGATGCCGGCTACCGGGTGATCGCTGTCGACAATCGCGGCCATGGCGCAAGCGACAAGCCGCACGACGCCGAGGCCTATCGCCCTTGGGTCATGGCCGGCGACGCGATCGCCTTGCTCGACCATCTCGGCATCCCTGATGCCAATCTCATGGGCTATTCGATGGGGGCACGCATTTCCGTTTTTGCAGCGCTTGCCAATCCGCACCGGGTCCGCTCTCTGGTGCTCGGGGGCCTCGGCATCGGCATGACCGATGGCGTCGGCGACTGGGACCCGATCGCCGATGCGCTGCTAGCACCGTCGCTGGAGGTCGTGACGCATGACCGCGGCCGCATGTTCCGCGCCTTCGCCGATCAGACGAAGAGCGACCGCACTGCGCTTGCCGCCTGCATTCGCGGCTCGCGCGACCTCGTCGCGCGCTCGGACATGGGCAAGCTCGACATGCCGGCCCTGATCGGCGTCGGCACGAAGGACGACATCGCCGGCTCGCCGCAGGAACTGGCTGCTCTGATGCCCGAAGCCGAAGCGCTCGATATTCCTGGGCGCGATCATATGCTCGCCGTGGGTGACAAGGTTTTCAAGCAGGCAGTGCTGGCCTTCTACGCAAGGGTCGCCGAGGGGTGA
- the cysE gene encoding serine O-acetyltransferase, which produces MVAKTDIRAFETGHPLKVMDPIWDSLREEARIAAEKDPVLAAFLYSTVINYHSLEECVIHRICERLDHPDMQANLLRQTFEEMLLDWPEWSSILRVDIQAIYDRDPACLRFMEAVLYFKGFHALQTHRLAHWLLNRGRRDFALYLQSRSSSVFQTDINPAARIGKGIFLDHATGLVVGETAVIGDNVSILHGVTLGGTGKEGADRHPKIGSGVMIGAGAKILGNIEIGYCSRVAAGSVVLKAVPPKKTVAGVPAKVVGEAGCSEPSRNMDQVIGADI; this is translated from the coding sequence ATGGTCGCCAAAACAGATATTCGTGCTTTTGAGACTGGCCATCCGCTGAAGGTGATGGATCCCATTTGGGACAGCCTGCGCGAGGAAGCACGCATCGCCGCCGAAAAGGACCCGGTTCTCGCCGCCTTCCTCTACTCAACGGTTATCAATTACCATTCGCTCGAGGAATGCGTCATCCACCGCATCTGCGAACGTCTCGACCATCCCGATATGCAGGCGAACCTGCTGCGTCAGACCTTCGAAGAAATGCTCCTCGATTGGCCGGAGTGGAGCTCCATTCTTCGCGTCGATATCCAGGCGATCTATGACCGCGATCCGGCCTGCCTGCGTTTCATGGAGGCGGTGCTTTATTTCAAGGGATTCCATGCGCTGCAGACGCATCGTCTAGCCCACTGGCTGCTGAACCGCGGCCGGCGTGATTTTGCACTCTATCTGCAGAGCCGTTCCTCCAGCGTATTCCAGACCGATATCAATCCGGCCGCGCGTATCGGCAAGGGCATCTTCCTTGATCACGCCACCGGCCTCGTCGTCGGCGAGACCGCGGTCATCGGCGACAATGTCTCGATCCTGCACGGTGTGACGCTCGGCGGCACCGGCAAGGAGGGCGCCGATCGCCACCCGAAGATCGGCAGCGGCGTCATGATTGGCGCCGGCGCCAAGATCCTCGGCAATATCGAGATCGGTTACTGCTCGCGCGTTGCCGCAGGTTCGGTGGTGCTGAAAGCGGTGCCGCCGAAGAAGACGGTCGCAGGCGTTCCCGCCAAGGTCGTGGGCGAGGCCGGTTGTTCCGAGCCGTCGCGCAATATGGACCAGGTCATTGGCGCGGATATCTGA
- a CDS encoding DUF3126 family protein, which yields MKPEEIKKLDAYFKRTLNPQIVVKARPRKNDSAEVYLGEEFLGVVYVDDEDGDRSYNFSMAILDVDL from the coding sequence GTGAAGCCAGAAGAAATCAAGAAGCTCGACGCCTACTTCAAACGTACGCTCAACCCGCAGATTGTCGTCAAGGCACGTCCGCGCAAGAATGATTCTGCGGAAGTCTATCTCGGCGAAGAATTTCTGGGCGTCGTCTATGTCGACGACGAAGACGGCGATCGCTCCTACAACTTTTCGATGGCGATCCTCGACGTCGATCTTTGA